A genome region from Manihot esculenta cultivar AM560-2 chromosome 5, M.esculenta_v8, whole genome shotgun sequence includes the following:
- the LOC110614735 gene encoding DNA replication ATP-dependent helicase/nuclease JHS1 isoform X5, which produces MGPRKKLKYSTPATKKSNSNQQRSQQPVKHGIQHFFQRHTQNALSASQSCTSSHPQLPSSASSTIAQNPHVAPDNPKQPPHSSATLNPCNAAPQTVHGPANGIAPNSAASTLPVLKAPITSPPIHPDIANGSNARIFDAKNALQDLPSENVMTNDMDAAKDCPADISPEISKSVSLDLHRFKFSPGMLIKQSQDDGGEEITWRISPVNERLQAVSKHLPEVTKFWADTSKINSLSMRPCSLNTTSHIAGKVDKQLSSSIQEATETTLLPANGDNLKRVNPFQDMAIHVSVSDMNGSLATRQSPFRTPPSLSYCHERPANDVQCDEPSNQPILRQHKKALLELLDQVEDVISVEDSVLIGNKAYSPTDQQINGTEMALKSSPLVPREAPVPQEKLTRSTSNHKFLILEVSEKHRPADSSGAHCPYKVLRLLNEQTGEERSVYLHGEWFYSVIAPGDTVNVIGEFDDQGNCEVDHDNNLLIVHPDILVSGTRVAASFSCARRSVLDERLKCSEQSDAALIGTLLHQIFQAGLMDEKPTAKYLEGYAKVALQKNIETLYACGVNENDMLKTLVEAIPKILNWIILFKGSQDSKAPIVDFGSDYGLKNLKISEVIDIEEMAWAPKYGLKGIIDASVRVKVESSGNEVNEKILPLEFKTGKVPNGQSSVEHCAQVILYTLLMSERYLKHIDSGILHYLQSDQTQGIMVRRSDVVGLIMRRNELASDILKASKIQQLPPVLQSPSMCRNCRHLAVCTIYHKVHGGSKESSGLGDLYDSRVHHLSAAHCAFLQQWDRLIDLEAKETQLVKSEIWHSNGIKSDRSTNCISSIVLDSSNGLSHQKSLKDNRFIYRFVPQMVPSHNVCVSNGDSVDAPSPPRHGLDCTLKIGDYVILSTESGHQTVASGVITDIGQFHVSVSLSKRLRLPSSNSVPEANDLLQEVWRIDKDETMTSFSVMRSNLVQLFLQAEQSSHLRKIVVDLEPPRFDSGCVFSQDPAISYIWSVKSLNGDQRRAILKILTAKDYALILGMPGTGKTSTMVYAVKALLMRGASILLTSYTNSAVDNLLIKLKAQGIDFLRIGRHEAVNEEVRANCFSAMDIQSIEEISLRFDQVKVVAVTCLGVTSPLLANKKFDICIMDEAGQITLPQISLGPLMFTSKFVLVGDHYQLPPLVQSTEARENGMGISLFCRLSEAHPQAISALQSQYRMCQGIMELSNALIYGDRLRCGSSEIANGKLNFSRLKSCSSWLNE; this is translated from the exons ATGGGtccaagaaagaaattgaagtACTCAACACCAGCTACAAAGAAATCCAATTCAAATCAACAACGCTCGCAGCAGCCTGTCAAGCATGGCATTCAACATTTCTTCCAGCGCCACACGCAAAACGCTCTTTCAGCCTCTCAAAGTTGCACATCTTCTCATCCACAACTCCCCAGTTCTGCCTCTTCCACCATTGCCCAGAATCCTCATGTTGCTCCCGATAATCCCAAACAGCCCCCTCACTCATCTGCTACTCTTAATCCATGTAATGCAGCCCCCCAAACAGTTCACGGCCCTGCAAATGGGATTGCTCCAAATTCCGCTGCTTCCACTTTACCAGTCCTTAAAGCCCCAATTACTTCGCCTCCAATACATCCTGATATTGCTAATGGATCAAATGCACGGATTTTTGATGCGAAAAATGCTTTACAAGATCTTCCTTCTGAGAATGTCATGACCAATGACATGGATGCCGCCAAGGACTGTCCCGCTGATATCTCACCCGAAATTTCCAAGTCAGTTTCTCTCGATCTCCACCGCTTCAAGTTCTCACCTGGAATG TTAATAAAGCAAAGTCAAGATGATGGAGGTGAAGAGATCACGTGGCGGATATCTCCAGTGAATGAAAGACTGCAGGCTGTGTCGAAGCACTTGCCAGAAGTTACTAAATTCTGGGCGGATACTTCAAAGATTAACTCTTTAAGCATGCGCCCTTGTTCATTAAACACG ACTTCTCACATAGCTGGAAAGGTTGACAAGCAGTTATCTTCATCAATACAGGAGGCCACTGAAACAACTTTATTACCTGCCAATGGAGACAATTTGAAAAGGGTAAACCCATTTCAGGACATGGCAATCCATGTAAGCGTGTCTGATATGAATGGCTCCCTTGCTACCCGACAAAGTCCTTTCAGGACTCCACCATCTCTGTCCTACTGCCACGAAAGG CCTGCTAATGATGTTCAGTGCGATGAACCATCCAACCAACCGATTTTGAGACAGCATAAAAAG GCCTTGCTTGAACTTTTAGATCAAGTAGAAGATGTAATTTCTGTCGAAGATTCAGTATTGATTGGCAATAAAGCATATTCACCTACAGATCAACAAATAAATGGCACTGAGATGGCTCTCAAATCTAGTCCTCTGGTACCAAGAGAGGCGCCAGTTCCTCAGGAAAAGTTAACTAGGTCAACATCAAATCATAAATTTCTCATATTGGAG GTGTCTGAGAAGCACAGGCCTGCTGATTCCTCTGGTGCTCATTGCCCATATAAG GTTCTTCGCTTGTTGAATGAGCAGACTGGAGAAGAAAGGTCTGTCTACTTGCATGGAGAGTG GTTTTACAGTGTCATTGCACCGGGAGATACTGTAAATGTGATTGGTGAATTTGATGACCAAGGAAATTGTGAAGTGGACCATGACAATAATCTTTTGATTGTTCACCCTGACATTCTAGTCTCTGGAACTCGG GTTGCTGCAAGTTTCAGTTGTGCCAGACGCAGTGTACTGGATGAGAGGCTAAAATGCAGTGAGCAGTCAGATGCAGCATTAATCGGTACCTTGCTGCACCAAATATTTCAG GCTGGACTTATGGATGAGAAGCCTACTGCAAAATATTTGGAGGGATATGCAAAAGTAGCTCTTCAGAAAAATATTGAGACCTTGTATGCATGTGGAG TCAATGAAAATGATATGTTGAAGACCTTGGTTGAGGCTATTCCAAAAATATTAAACTGGATCATCCTATTCAAAGGTTCACAG GATTCAAAAGCCCCTATTGTTGATTTTGGTTCTGATTATGGATTGAAAAACCTAAAAATATCTGAG GTCATTGATATTGAGGAGATGGCATGGGCCCCAAAATATGGCTTGAAGGGAATAATCGATGCTTCTGTTAGAGTAAAAGTAGAGTCATCTGGAAATGAAGTCAATGAGAAGATTTTGCCACTAGAGTTTAAAACTGGAAAAGTTCCCAATGGACAG TCATCCGTGGAACACTGTGCTCAAGTCATCTTGTACACTCTCCTTATGTCTGAAAG GTACCTAAAACATATCGATTCTGGCATTTTACATTATCTCCAGTCAGATCAGACACAG ggaaTTATGGTGCGAAGGTCTGATGTGGTTGGGCTAATTATGCGTCGTAATGAGCTTGCAAGTGACATACTCAAGGCATCAAAAATACAACAATTGCCCCCAGTGCTACAG AGTCCAAGCATGTGCAGAAATTGCCGTCACCTTGCTGTTTGTACCATCTATCACAAG GTGCATGGTGGAAGCAAAGAAAGTAGTGGGCTGGGTGATTTGTATGATTCACGTGTTCACCATTTGAGTGCTGCTCATTGTGCTTTCCTCCAACAGTGGGATCGGTTAATTGACTTAGAGGCTAAAGAGACACAA CTTGTAAAAAGTGAAATATGGCATTCAAATGGCATCAAGAGTGATCGCTCCACTAATTGCATTTCTTCTATTGTTCTTGATTCTTCAAATGGGCTTTCACATCAAAAGTCTCTCAAGGATAATCGATTCATCTATCGTTTTGTGCCTCAGATGGTGCCTTCTCACAATGTCTGTGTCTCTAATGGAGATTCTGTGGATGCACCATCTCCACCAAGGCATGGTTTAGATTGTACACTTAAAATTGGAGACTATGTG aTTCTTAGTACTGAATCTGGTCATCAGACTGTTGCAAGTGGAGTCATAACAGATATTGGTCAGTTTCATGTTTCT GTTTCCTTGTCTAAGCGCTTAAGACTTCCCAGTAGTAATTCTGTTCCAGAAGCAAATGATCTCCTTCAGGAGGTGTGGCGGATTGATAAGGATGAAACCATGACTTCATTTTCAGTTATGAG GTCCAACCTTGTACAACTTTTTCTTCAGGCTGAGCAGAGTTCTCATCTTAGGAAGATAGTTGTTGACCTTGAG CCTCCTAGATTTGATAGCGGGTGTGTATTTAGCCAAGATCCAGCAATATCTTATATTTGGTCAGTGAAGAGTTTAAATGGTGATCAGCGTCGAGCAATTCTTAAG ATACTTACTGCTAAGGATTATGCTTTAATACTTGGAATGCCTGGGACAGGCAAGACATCTACTATGGTTTATGCTGTCAAGGCCTTGTTGATGAGAGGTGCATCCATTTTGCTTACATCCTACACAAACTCTGCTGTTGATAATTTACTAATCAAATTGAAAGCACAG GGTATTGATTTTCTACGTATTGGAAGACATGAAGCTGTTAATGAAGAAGTTAGGGCCAATTGCTTTTCAG CAATGGACATACAGAGCATTGAAGAAATTAGCCTAAGATTTGACCAAGTCAAAGTTGTTGCAGTAACTTGTTTGGGGGTTACTAGTCCCTTGCTTGCAAACAAGAAATTTGACATATGTATCATGGATGAAGCTGGGCAGATCACTCTCCCA CAGATATCCCTTGGACCCTTGATGTTTACTTCAAAGTTTGTTCTTGTTGGTGATCATTATCAATTGCCTCCACTTGTCCAG AGTACAGAGGCTCGAGAGAATGGAATGGGGATAAGTTTGTTTTGCAGGCTCTCTGAAGCACATCCTCAGGCAATTTCAGCCTTGCAAAGCCAG TATCGAATGTGTCAAGGCATTATGGAACTATCAAATGCTTTGATATACGGTGATAGATTGCGTTGTGGCTCCTCTGAAATAGCTAATGGCAAACTTAATTTTTCAAGATTAAAATCTTGTTCGTCATGGCTAAATGAG TAG
- the LOC110614735 gene encoding DNA replication ATP-dependent helicase/nuclease JHS1 isoform X1: MGPRKKLKYSTPATKKSNSNQQRSQQPVKHGIQHFFQRHTQNALSASQSCTSSHPQLPSSASSTIAQNPHVAPDNPKQPPHSSATLNPCNAAPQTVHGPANGIAPNSAASTLPVLKAPITSPPIHPDIANGSNARIFDAKNALQDLPSENVMTNDMDAAKDCPADISPEISKSVSLDLHRFKFSPGMLIKQSQDDGGEEITWRISPVNERLQAVSKHLPEVTKFWADTSKINSLSMRPCSLNTTSHIAGKVDKQLSSSIQEATETTLLPANGDNLKRVNPFQDMAIHVSVSDMNGSLATRQSPFRTPPSLSYCHERPANDVQCDEPSNQPILRQHKKALLELLDQVEDVISVEDSVLIGNKAYSPTDQQINGTEMALKSSPLVPREAPVPQEKLTRSTSNHKFLILEVSEKHRPADSSGAHCPYKVLRLLNEQTGEERSVYLHGEWFYSVIAPGDTVNVIGEFDDQGNCEVDHDNNLLIVHPDILVSGTRVAASFSCARRSVLDERLKCSEQSDAALIGTLLHQIFQAGLMDEKPTAKYLEGYAKVALQKNIETLYACGVNENDMLKTLVEAIPKILNWIILFKGSQDSKAPIVDFGSDYGLKNLKISEVIDIEEMAWAPKYGLKGIIDASVRVKVESSGNEVNEKILPLEFKTGKVPNGQSSVEHCAQVILYTLLMSERYLKHIDSGILHYLQSDQTQGIMVRRSDVVGLIMRRNELASDILKASKIQQLPPVLQSPSMCRNCRHLAVCTIYHKVHGGSKESSGLGDLYDSRVHHLSAAHCAFLQQWDRLIDLEAKETQLVKSEIWHSNGIKSDRSTNCISSIVLDSSNGLSHQKSLKDNRFIYRFVPQMVPSHNVCVSNGDSVDAPSPPRHGLDCTLKIGDYVILSTESGHQTVASGVITDIGQFHVSVSLSKRLRLPSSNSVPEANDLLQEVWRIDKDETMTSFSVMRSNLVQLFLQAEQSSHLRKIVVDLEPPRFDSGCVFSQDPAISYIWSVKSLNGDQRRAILKILTAKDYALILGMPGTGKTSTMVYAVKALLMRGASILLTSYTNSAVDNLLIKLKAQGIDFLRIGRHEAVNEEVRANCFSAMDIQSIEEISLRFDQVKVVAVTCLGVTSPLLANKKFDICIMDEAGQITLPQISLGPLMFTSKFVLVGDHYQLPPLVQSTEARENGMGISLFCRLSEAHPQAISALQSQYRMCQGIMELSNALIYGDRLRCGSSEIANGKLNFSRLKSCSSWLNEVLNPHRPIVFVNTDKLPAFEAKDSKTVNNPVEAYILAEITQELIKSGIESEDIGIITPYNSQANLIRTTISKISVEINTIDKYQGRDKDCILVSFVRSSENPRNYNSSLLGDWHRINVALTRAKKKLIMVGSCKTLSTIPLLKLLIEKVEEQSGILNVSQKDIKIQEPIVEQNNKF, from the exons ATGGGtccaagaaagaaattgaagtACTCAACACCAGCTACAAAGAAATCCAATTCAAATCAACAACGCTCGCAGCAGCCTGTCAAGCATGGCATTCAACATTTCTTCCAGCGCCACACGCAAAACGCTCTTTCAGCCTCTCAAAGTTGCACATCTTCTCATCCACAACTCCCCAGTTCTGCCTCTTCCACCATTGCCCAGAATCCTCATGTTGCTCCCGATAATCCCAAACAGCCCCCTCACTCATCTGCTACTCTTAATCCATGTAATGCAGCCCCCCAAACAGTTCACGGCCCTGCAAATGGGATTGCTCCAAATTCCGCTGCTTCCACTTTACCAGTCCTTAAAGCCCCAATTACTTCGCCTCCAATACATCCTGATATTGCTAATGGATCAAATGCACGGATTTTTGATGCGAAAAATGCTTTACAAGATCTTCCTTCTGAGAATGTCATGACCAATGACATGGATGCCGCCAAGGACTGTCCCGCTGATATCTCACCCGAAATTTCCAAGTCAGTTTCTCTCGATCTCCACCGCTTCAAGTTCTCACCTGGAATG TTAATAAAGCAAAGTCAAGATGATGGAGGTGAAGAGATCACGTGGCGGATATCTCCAGTGAATGAAAGACTGCAGGCTGTGTCGAAGCACTTGCCAGAAGTTACTAAATTCTGGGCGGATACTTCAAAGATTAACTCTTTAAGCATGCGCCCTTGTTCATTAAACACG ACTTCTCACATAGCTGGAAAGGTTGACAAGCAGTTATCTTCATCAATACAGGAGGCCACTGAAACAACTTTATTACCTGCCAATGGAGACAATTTGAAAAGGGTAAACCCATTTCAGGACATGGCAATCCATGTAAGCGTGTCTGATATGAATGGCTCCCTTGCTACCCGACAAAGTCCTTTCAGGACTCCACCATCTCTGTCCTACTGCCACGAAAGG CCTGCTAATGATGTTCAGTGCGATGAACCATCCAACCAACCGATTTTGAGACAGCATAAAAAG GCCTTGCTTGAACTTTTAGATCAAGTAGAAGATGTAATTTCTGTCGAAGATTCAGTATTGATTGGCAATAAAGCATATTCACCTACAGATCAACAAATAAATGGCACTGAGATGGCTCTCAAATCTAGTCCTCTGGTACCAAGAGAGGCGCCAGTTCCTCAGGAAAAGTTAACTAGGTCAACATCAAATCATAAATTTCTCATATTGGAG GTGTCTGAGAAGCACAGGCCTGCTGATTCCTCTGGTGCTCATTGCCCATATAAG GTTCTTCGCTTGTTGAATGAGCAGACTGGAGAAGAAAGGTCTGTCTACTTGCATGGAGAGTG GTTTTACAGTGTCATTGCACCGGGAGATACTGTAAATGTGATTGGTGAATTTGATGACCAAGGAAATTGTGAAGTGGACCATGACAATAATCTTTTGATTGTTCACCCTGACATTCTAGTCTCTGGAACTCGG GTTGCTGCAAGTTTCAGTTGTGCCAGACGCAGTGTACTGGATGAGAGGCTAAAATGCAGTGAGCAGTCAGATGCAGCATTAATCGGTACCTTGCTGCACCAAATATTTCAG GCTGGACTTATGGATGAGAAGCCTACTGCAAAATATTTGGAGGGATATGCAAAAGTAGCTCTTCAGAAAAATATTGAGACCTTGTATGCATGTGGAG TCAATGAAAATGATATGTTGAAGACCTTGGTTGAGGCTATTCCAAAAATATTAAACTGGATCATCCTATTCAAAGGTTCACAG GATTCAAAAGCCCCTATTGTTGATTTTGGTTCTGATTATGGATTGAAAAACCTAAAAATATCTGAG GTCATTGATATTGAGGAGATGGCATGGGCCCCAAAATATGGCTTGAAGGGAATAATCGATGCTTCTGTTAGAGTAAAAGTAGAGTCATCTGGAAATGAAGTCAATGAGAAGATTTTGCCACTAGAGTTTAAAACTGGAAAAGTTCCCAATGGACAG TCATCCGTGGAACACTGTGCTCAAGTCATCTTGTACACTCTCCTTATGTCTGAAAG GTACCTAAAACATATCGATTCTGGCATTTTACATTATCTCCAGTCAGATCAGACACAG ggaaTTATGGTGCGAAGGTCTGATGTGGTTGGGCTAATTATGCGTCGTAATGAGCTTGCAAGTGACATACTCAAGGCATCAAAAATACAACAATTGCCCCCAGTGCTACAG AGTCCAAGCATGTGCAGAAATTGCCGTCACCTTGCTGTTTGTACCATCTATCACAAG GTGCATGGTGGAAGCAAAGAAAGTAGTGGGCTGGGTGATTTGTATGATTCACGTGTTCACCATTTGAGTGCTGCTCATTGTGCTTTCCTCCAACAGTGGGATCGGTTAATTGACTTAGAGGCTAAAGAGACACAA CTTGTAAAAAGTGAAATATGGCATTCAAATGGCATCAAGAGTGATCGCTCCACTAATTGCATTTCTTCTATTGTTCTTGATTCTTCAAATGGGCTTTCACATCAAAAGTCTCTCAAGGATAATCGATTCATCTATCGTTTTGTGCCTCAGATGGTGCCTTCTCACAATGTCTGTGTCTCTAATGGAGATTCTGTGGATGCACCATCTCCACCAAGGCATGGTTTAGATTGTACACTTAAAATTGGAGACTATGTG aTTCTTAGTACTGAATCTGGTCATCAGACTGTTGCAAGTGGAGTCATAACAGATATTGGTCAGTTTCATGTTTCT GTTTCCTTGTCTAAGCGCTTAAGACTTCCCAGTAGTAATTCTGTTCCAGAAGCAAATGATCTCCTTCAGGAGGTGTGGCGGATTGATAAGGATGAAACCATGACTTCATTTTCAGTTATGAG GTCCAACCTTGTACAACTTTTTCTTCAGGCTGAGCAGAGTTCTCATCTTAGGAAGATAGTTGTTGACCTTGAG CCTCCTAGATTTGATAGCGGGTGTGTATTTAGCCAAGATCCAGCAATATCTTATATTTGGTCAGTGAAGAGTTTAAATGGTGATCAGCGTCGAGCAATTCTTAAG ATACTTACTGCTAAGGATTATGCTTTAATACTTGGAATGCCTGGGACAGGCAAGACATCTACTATGGTTTATGCTGTCAAGGCCTTGTTGATGAGAGGTGCATCCATTTTGCTTACATCCTACACAAACTCTGCTGTTGATAATTTACTAATCAAATTGAAAGCACAG GGTATTGATTTTCTACGTATTGGAAGACATGAAGCTGTTAATGAAGAAGTTAGGGCCAATTGCTTTTCAG CAATGGACATACAGAGCATTGAAGAAATTAGCCTAAGATTTGACCAAGTCAAAGTTGTTGCAGTAACTTGTTTGGGGGTTACTAGTCCCTTGCTTGCAAACAAGAAATTTGACATATGTATCATGGATGAAGCTGGGCAGATCACTCTCCCA CAGATATCCCTTGGACCCTTGATGTTTACTTCAAAGTTTGTTCTTGTTGGTGATCATTATCAATTGCCTCCACTTGTCCAG AGTACAGAGGCTCGAGAGAATGGAATGGGGATAAGTTTGTTTTGCAGGCTCTCTGAAGCACATCCTCAGGCAATTTCAGCCTTGCAAAGCCAG TATCGAATGTGTCAAGGCATTATGGAACTATCAAATGCTTTGATATACGGTGATAGATTGCGTTGTGGCTCCTCTGAAATAGCTAATGGCAAACTTAATTTTTCAAGATTAAAATCTTGTTCGTCATGGCTAAATGAG GTTTTGAATCCACACAGGCCCATTGTATTTGTTAACACAG ATAAGTTGCCAGCTTTTGAGGCAAAAGATTCGAAGACTGTGAATAACCCAGTGGAGGCTTACATACTCGCAGAG ATCACGCAGGAATTAATTAAAAGTGGAATTGAAAGTGAAGATATTGGAATCATTACCCCCTATAACTCCCAGGCAAATCTCATCAGAACTACTATTTCCAAAATCTCTGTGGAGATAAATACAATTGATAAGTACCAG GGAAGGGATAAGGATTGCATATTGGTATCCTTTGTTAGGTCCAGTGAAAATCCAAGAAATTATAATTCCTCACTGCTTGGTGATTGGCATAGGATTAATGTGGCGCTCACACGTGCGAAG AAAAAATTGATTATGGTGGGATCATGTAAAACCCTTTCAACCATCCCATTGCTTAAGCTTCTCATTGAGAAAGTAGAGGAGCAGTCTGGCATTCTGAATGTGTCCCAGAAGGATATTAAGATCCAAGAGCCCATTGTAGAGCAAAACAATAAATTTTGA